The genomic DNA TACCGACAGCAACAGTAGCGGCCACACCACCAGCCGCCGCGCGTTTGCCGCACTTGGGCCTGCTTTTTCCGCCGTTCGGCCCTTTCGCGCCGGGGTGGGCGGGCGGACCTTTGCGCCATGAAAATTATTGTTACTGGTTCCCTCGGGAACATCAGCCAGCCGCTGGCCACCGAGCTGGTGCGGCAGGGCCACGCCGTCACGGTTTTCAGCAGCAGCCCCGCCCGGCGGGCTGCCATCGAGGCCCTGGGCGCTGCCGCCGCCATCGGTTCGCTAGAGGACGCGGACTTTTTAACCGCCACCTTCGCCGGGGCCGATGCCGTGTACGCGATGGTGCCGCCCAACTTTGCCGCGCCCGATTTGCGGGGCTATTTCCAGCGCATCGGCCGTCACTACGCGCGGGCCATTCGGCAGGCGGGTGTGCCGCGGGTGGTGCAGCTCAGCAGTTGGGGGGCCGACCGCGACCACGGCACCGGCAATATCCTGGGCCCACACGACGTGGAGGAAATTCTGGCGGCGGTGCCCGGCCTGGCACTGACGCACTTGCGCCCTACCACCTTCTATACCAATTACTACGGGTTTCTGGGCATCATAAAAAACGCCGGCTTCCCGGGGGCCAACATCGCGGGCGGCCACCGGGGAGCGCTGGTGCACCCGCGCGATATTGCCGCCGTCGCCGCCGAAGAGTTGACTAACCCCGCTGCCGCGCCCGGCCGCACCGTGCGCTACGTAGCCAGCGACGAGCGGACCTCCGACGAGGTGGCGCACGTGTTGGGGGCTGCCATCGGTCGGCCCGACCTGCATTGGGTGGAATTTTCGGACGAGCAAATGCGCGAAAATCTCCTTCGGAACGGCCTGCCCGCGAGCACCGCCGACGGCGTGGTGGACATCTACATCAGCCTGCGCACCGGCCAGTTGGGCGAAGACTATGAGCGCCACAAGCCCGCTCTGGGCCAGGTGAAGCTGGAAGATTTTGCTCAGGAGTTCGCGGCCGCCTACCAACGCGCCGGCCAGCAGTAGCCCTACCCCACTTTGCGCTTGCGCACCAGCGTCACGCGCGCGCGCTGGCAAATGCCACCCAGCGGCGGGTTGAATTTGGAGACGCTCACCTCGGCCCGGCGCACCTGCCCGAACTCCTGCATCACGCGGTCGAGGATGCGGTGAGCCAGGTGCTCCAGCAGCCGCGCCGGGCGCTGCATTTCTTCGAGCACCACGCGGTAGAGCACCTCGTAGTTCACGGTTTCGGCCAGCTTGTCGGAGGTGCCGGCGGCGTGCAGGTCCGTCTTGAGGTACAGGTCAATACCGTATTTATTGCCGATTTTCTGCTCCTCGTCGTAGTAGCCGTGGAAGGCAAAAAACTCCAGTCCTTCGAGCGCAATTTGTCCCATAGCATTATATCTGAACCACGGATTCCTCCGGATTTTTCGGATGAATCGGATTTTGTGGACGATTTTTTATCGTGCTGGCAAAAGTAAAGGGCTGCCCGTTGGGCAGCCCTTATTACGTCCACAAAATCCGATTAATCCGAAAAATCCGGAGGAATCCGTGGTCTAGATATCATCAAAAAACGACTTCTCCCCTACCGTTTCCGGCTGCGCTGCTGGCTTTGATTCAGCTTCAGTAGTCATGCCGGGGTGGGTCATGGGCTCGGGCTGCTGAATTTCGGGGCGGCTGGGGCCGATGGGCTGAATCTCGGGGCGCGCCGGCTCCACGTAGGGCGCGGGCGGCGACGGCACGGTTTCGGGGCCGGGCTGGTCGATGCGCGGGGCGGGCGCGATGCCGGGGTTTTCGCGCGGGGCCTGCGGGCGCTCGATGTCGGGCGTGGGCGACTGGCCGGGGTCGGGCTGCTGGCCGGGCTTGGGGTTGTAGGCCGCGGGGCTGGCGGCCGCGCCGGGGGTAGGCTGCGCGGCGCGGGCCGCGGGGGCGGGGCCGTTGGGGGCCGCGGGGGGGGTAGGCGCCACGGCGGCGGCCGTGGGGCGGGCAGAATCGGTAGTGACGTGCATGGCGGGGGCGGAGCTAGGTTCGGGCGCCGGCACCTCGGCCGGCCGCTTTACCTGTACGCTCGCCGCCCGCGAAAGGATGGCCGCCGGCGCGTTTTTGGGACGGGCGCGGGCGCGCTCCACTTTTTCCAGCGCATCGGAAGCCAGGTGGTGCAGGTCGCGCACCAGGCTGTCGAGCTGCTGCTCCAGGCGCTGGCACTCCTGGCCCAGGCCGGTGACTTCCGTCTGCATGTCGGCCACGGTCTTTTCGGCCGTTTGGTAGGCTTCCTCCACGATGGCGCGGGCGCGCTGGCGGGCTTCGGCCAGGGTTTGCTCGGCCAGCAGCTGGGCCTCGCGGCGGCGCAGGTCGGCATCGCGCTGGGCCTGCTCCGTGATGGAGTTGCCGGTATCCTCGGCCGTTTTGAGGGTGCGGTAGAGGGAAGACTCCACCTCGCGCATCTTCTGCACGTCCTGCTGGGCGTGCTCCAGCTTGAGGCGCAGCTCACGGTTTTCATCGCCCAGGCGCTCCCACTGCTGCGAAACCATGTTCAGGAAGGCCTGCACCTCGTCCTTGTCCACGCCCCGAAAGGACTTTTCAAACGTTTTCTGCCGAATATCGAGGGCGGTAATTTTCATCTTTTCTGGTTCTTAGTTTCTGGTTCCTGGCTCCTGGTTTCTGGTTCCTGATTTCTATTATATGAGTAAACGAAAAACTAGAAACCAAGAACTTAAAAAGTAACCTGCCACACGGCCAGGCTGCGGTCATCGCTGCACGAAACTAGCCGCTGCTGAGTGCCTGGCCAAACCAGCTTATTCACCGACGTGCCGTGGCCGGCGGCCCGCGCCCGGTCCAGCACGCGCAGCAGCGCCAGGCTGGCAGGGTCCCAGAGCTTGATGCTTTTATCCAAAGAGCAGCTGGCCAGATAGCGCCCATCGGCGCTGAAAGCCAGGTGGTTGATGGCGTACATGTGGGCCACTACGCTGTCGAGGAGGGGGTAGCCCGCTTGGGCGGCGTAGCGGCGCAGGTGGGCATCGCGGCCGGCCGCCAGCAGGTGCCGGCCATCGGGCGAGTAGGCCACGGTAAACACGGAGTTGGTGGCGTCGGTGAGCGTGGTTTTTATGGCCAGCGAGTCGAGGTCCAGCACGTAGGTTTTCCAGTCCGACGCGCCCACGGCCAGCTCGCCCCGGCCCTCGTGCAGGGCCAGGCAGCGCAGGCTTTTATCGCTGAGGCGCAGCAGGTTTTCGAGCCGAAAATCGTCGCCGTGCAGCACGGCCAGCGTGCCATCGCCCAGGGCGCAGTACAGCCGCTGTCGGCTTTCCGAATACACGAGGTCGAAGATGGCGACCGGGGGTAGGGCCGTGGCAAAAGCCAGTT from Hymenobacter psoromatis includes the following:
- a CDS encoding dihydroneopterin aldolase, with amino-acid sequence MGQIALEGLEFFAFHGYYDEEQKIGNKYGIDLYLKTDLHAAGTSDKLAETVNYEVLYRVVLEEMQRPARLLEHLAHRILDRVMQEFGQVRRAEVSVSKFNPPLGGICQRARVTLVRKRKVG
- a CDS encoding NAD-dependent dehydratase; this encodes MKIIVTGSLGNISQPLATELVRQGHAVTVFSSSPARRAAIEALGAAAAIGSLEDADFLTATFAGADAVYAMVPPNFAAPDLRGYFQRIGRHYARAIRQAGVPRVVQLSSWGADRDHGTGNILGPHDVEEILAAVPGLALTHLRPTTFYTNYYGFLGIIKNAGFPGANIAGGHRGALVHPRDIAAVAAEELTNPAAAPGRTVRYVASDERTSDEVAHVLGAAIGRPDLHWVEFSDEQMRENLLRNGLPASTADGVVDIYISLRTGQLGEDYERHKPALGQVKLEDFAQEFAAAYQRAGQQ